One genomic region from Eptesicus fuscus isolate TK198812 chromosome 4, DD_ASM_mEF_20220401, whole genome shotgun sequence encodes:
- the ANKRD34B gene encoding ankyrin repeat domain-containing protein 34B, translating to MDEGVEISSDGNSLIKAVHLSRLRLTRLLLEGGAYINESNDRGETPLMIACKTKHVDHQSVSKAKMVKYLLENNADPNIQDKSGKTALMHACLEKAGPEVVSLLLQSGADLSLQDHSGYSALVYALNSEDKETLKVLLSACKAKGKEVIIITTAKSPSGRHTTQQYLNMPPSDIDGCHSQATCATPSEIDIKTVSMPLSHSSETEMRVFGFNDLEVSGSRDDTRDLGSPVRKPAVALNGSKPPWVKSAPPLMNRVASLQEELQDITPEEELSYKTNGLALSKRFITRHQSIDIKDTAHLLRAFDQASSRKTSYDEMNYRSCFSEGNQQCIEIPIDQDPDSNQTIFASTLRSIVQKRNSGANHYSSDSQLSAGLIPTTSEDGKALTGKKKILSPTPSLLSGSKDLLENIPPGSLSRRNHAVLERRGSGAFPLDHSFPQTRPGFLPPLNMNPHPPITDINVTKIPSLLSCGQKVLMPTVPIFPKSKKMLRRQSLQTEQIKQLVNF from the coding sequence AAGGTGGCGCCTACATCAATGAGAGCAATGACCGAGGGGAAACACCTTTAATGATCGCCTGTAAGACCAAACATGTGGACCACCAGAGTGTCAGTAAAGCCAAAATGGTTAAATACCTGTTAGAAAACAATGCTGATCCCAACATACAGGACAAATCTGGGAAAACCGCTTTGATGCATGCTTGCTTAGAGAAAGCTGGCCCTGAAGTTGTTTCCTTGCTTCTACAAAGTGGGGCCGATCTCAGCTTGCAAGACCATTCTGGTTACTCAGCCCTTGTTTATGCTCTAAATTCAGAAGATAAAGAGACCCTGAAAGTTCTACTTAGTGCTTGCAAGGCTAAAGGAAAAGAAGTCATTATCATAACTACAGCGAAATCGCCCTCTGGGAGGCACACTACCCAACAGTACTTAAATATGCCTCCTTCGGATATAGATGGCTGTCATTCCCAAGCCACCTGTGCCACTCCTTCAGAAATAGACATAAAAACAGTCTCGATGCCACTTTCACATTCTTCTGAAACTGAAATGAGAGTTTTTGGCTTTAACGATCTGGAGGTCTCCGGAAGCCGCGATGatacccgggacctgggctcccCTGTGAGGAAGCCTGCTGTGGCCCTAAATGGGTCCAAGCCACCCTGGGTCAAGAGTGCCCCCCCATTAATGAACAGGGTGGCCTCTTTGCAAGAGGAGCTCCAGGATATTACCCCAGAGGAGGAATTATCCTACAAAACCAACGGGCTGGCACTTTCCAAGCGATTCATCACGAGGCACCAAAGTATTGACATAAAAGACACAGCACATTTGCTAAGAGCCTTTGATCAGGCCAGCTCAAGAAAGACGTCATATGATGAAATGAATTACCGATCATGTTTTTCAGAAGGAAACCAGCAATGCATTGAAATCCCTATTGACCAGGACCCAGACTCTAACCAGACAATATTTGCTTCCACCTTAAGAAGTATAGTTCAAAAAAGAAACTCAGGGGCAAACCACTACAGCTCCGATTCCCAGCTCTCAGCTGGTCTAATCCCTACAACTTCAGAAGATGGCAAAGCACTTACAGGGAAGAAAAAGATCCTCTCACCAACTCCTTCCTTGTTGTCAGGGTCCAAAGACTTGTTGGAGAACATTCCCCCAGGTTCCCTGAGCAGGAGGAACCATGCAGTGTTAGAAAGGCGTGGGTCAGGAGCCTTCCCTTTAGATCACAGTTTTCCCCAAACCAGACCAGGCTTTCTGCCACCCTTAAATATGAATCCTCACCCTCCCATCACAGATATCAATGTCACCAAGATTCCCAGCCTTCTTTCTTGCGGTCAAAAAGTGCTTATGCCAACAGTTCCTATTTTccctaaaagtaaaaaaatgttaaggAGACAGTCATTGCAAACAGAACAAATTAAGCAGTTAGTAAATTTTTAA